From the Eleutherodactylus coqui strain aEleCoq1 chromosome 7, aEleCoq1.hap1, whole genome shotgun sequence genome, one window contains:
- the LOC136573082 gene encoding syncytin-1-like, producing MAIANPTFEDTISMETGFSDHNLWLEWMKYSAETHNQTDCYVCGSARPHLGTVPLELPENYENCFISLFTNVTINESDCEKWKKEYPILTQVPRSGEKITIYPGNYTCFVNYGTDRFLGNFTNKYCAKRKNGTCAQRQVQSLGDIYWICGDGKIRSRLEGDWAGECALAKALMPLHILSVDRTKDENSTPHRIKREVKVPGASFDPHVYIDTIGVPRGVPDEFKARDQVKAGFESLFTIVTANKNVAWINYIYYNQQRFVNYTRDALQGLADQLGPTASMTFQNRMALDMILAEKGGVCKMIGETCCTYIPDNTGPTGKVTVAIKKLTDLSEELKRNSGVTDPWDQYFSWLKGWQKMLVQVGVVLGIVLLVLLTPCTCIIPLIKKSMSKGLDNVTPTFPLVEIEEAEKEPVPLMPTTVRYQKDGDVVEMPDI from the coding sequence ATGGCCATAGCTAACCCTACTTTTGAGGACACTATATCCATGGAAACAGGTTTCTCCGACCACAACCTGTGGTTGGAATGGATGAAATATAGTGCAGAGACCCATAATCAAACTGATTGCTATGTCTGCGGTAGTGCTAGGCCCCATTTGGGTACGGTCCCCCTTGAACTGCCAGAGAATTATGAGAACTGTTTTATTAGCCTGTTTACCAATGTCACCATTAATGAGTCAGactgtgagaagtggaagaaagaATACCCCATCCTTACACAGGTGCCTCGATCGGGAGAGAAAATTACAATATACCCCGGTAATTACACTTGTTTCGTTAATTATGGCACTGATAGATTTCTGGGAAACTTCACTAACAAATATTGTGCAAAAAGGAAGAACGGTACCTGTGCCCAGAGACAAGTCCAGTCTCTAGGAGATATTTACTGGATATGTGGAGATGGCAAGATACGTAGTAGGCTAGAAGGAGACTGGGCAGGAGAATGTGCCTTAGCCAAAGCCTTAATGCCCTTACACATATTATCAGTTGACCGCACAAAGGATGAGAATTCCACACCACACCGTATCAAGAGAGAAGTTAAGGTCCCAGGTGCTAGTTTTGATCCCCAtgtgtacatagatacaataggagtgcctagGGGGGTGCCAGACGAATTCAAGGCTAGGGATCAAGTGAAGGCAGGATTTGAATCTTTGTTCACTATTGTCACTGCTAACAAAAATGTAGCCTGGATAAATtacatctattacaatcagcaaagGTTTGTCAATTACactagagatgctctgcagggattagctgaccaattagggcctactgcatccatgacgttccagaatagaatggccctggatatgattctagcagaaaaaggtggagtatgtaaaatgattggtgagacTTGTTGCACCTATATCCCTGATAATACTGGgcctacaggtaaagtgactgtTGCCATTAAGAAACTAACCGATTTGTCAGAGGAACTCAAGAGAAATTCCGGGGTCACAGATCCCTGGGACCAGTACTTTTCGTGGTTGaaaggatggcagaaaatgctggTACAAGTAGGTGTGGTCCTAGGTATTGTTCTGTTAGTCCTATTGACtccctgtacgtgtattatcccccTGATCAAGaaaagtatgagtaagggactagaCAATGTGACACCGACATTCCCCCTGGTTGAGATAGAAGAAGCAGAAAAAGAACCGGTCCCATTGATGCCAACTACAGTACGTTATCAAAAAGATGGAGATGTGGTGGAGATGCCTGACATCTAA